The following proteins are co-located in the Pedobacter sp. FW305-3-2-15-E-R2A2 genome:
- a CDS encoding glycosyltransferase family 1 protein: protein MKILFDHQIFDAQVFGGISRYFGTLISGLDLQKEVKVKVSVLYTENYYLKDKRVWKLGNSFGNLVFKRKNRISKWNKVYSRFCIRKDDFDIFHPTYYHPYFLKTLKKPFVLTVHDMIHELFPEYFGPEDVTAANKKLLVAAAKHIIAISETTRIDLMRLLDVPSEKITVVYHGHTLIKNDYKPSNELPAHYILFIGGREGYKNFESLAIAVALVMKNDPELKMVCAGGGHFSEAEITHLLNLDILDRTVQYNVSDDMLYTMYKNAKAFVYPSLYEGFGLPILEAFEAECPVILSKTPCFIEVAGEAAVYMNTADKKEMAATIEMFLANETLRADLISEGKKRLQNFSMEKCLQQTMEVYSKCLLN, encoded by the coding sequence ATGAAAATTCTGTTTGACCATCAAATATTCGATGCACAGGTGTTTGGGGGAATATCCAGATATTTCGGAACCTTAATCTCCGGCCTGGATCTGCAAAAAGAAGTCAAGGTGAAGGTATCTGTTCTCTACACGGAAAACTATTATTTAAAAGATAAAAGAGTCTGGAAACTGGGGAACTCGTTTGGAAATCTTGTTTTTAAGCGTAAGAATAGAATTTCAAAATGGAACAAAGTTTATAGTAGGTTTTGTATAAGAAAAGATGATTTTGACATTTTTCATCCGACTTATTATCACCCTTATTTTTTAAAAACATTGAAAAAGCCTTTTGTTTTGACGGTTCATGATATGATACATGAGCTATTTCCAGAATATTTTGGCCCCGAAGATGTTACCGCTGCAAATAAGAAGCTATTGGTCGCAGCTGCAAAGCATATTATTGCTATTTCTGAAACGACCAGAATCGATCTGATGAGGCTGTTGGACGTTCCTTCCGAAAAGATCACTGTAGTTTATCATGGTCATACATTAATAAAAAATGACTACAAACCGAGTAATGAATTGCCAGCGCATTATATCTTGTTTATTGGTGGGAGAGAAGGATATAAAAACTTCGAAAGTTTAGCGATAGCGGTCGCGTTAGTGATGAAGAATGATCCGGAATTGAAAATGGTTTGTGCCGGAGGAGGACATTTCTCAGAAGCGGAGATCACACATTTGTTAAATCTGGATATATTGGATAGAACTGTTCAATATAATGTATCAGATGATATGTTATATACTATGTATAAGAATGCAAAAGCATTTGTTTATCCTTCTTTATATGAAGGTTTTGGTCTGCCTATACTTGAAGCATTTGAGGCTGAATGCCCTGTTATTTTGAGTAAAACACCGTGTTTCATCGAGGTTGCAGGAGAGGCTGCTGTTTACATGAATACTGCAGATAAGAAAGAGATGGCTGCAACAATAGAAATGTTCTTGGCAAATGAAACATTAAGAGCGGATCTGATATCGGAAGGCAAAAAACGACTACAGAATTTTAGCATGGAAAAATGCCTTCAGCAAACAATGGAGGTTTATAGCAAATGTCTTCTCAATTAG
- a CDS encoding glycosyltransferase family 2 protein yields the protein MKPTISLIVATYNWPEALKLCLLSIKRQTSLPIEVIIADDGSDMRTTTLISEIQKNFPVPLVRIWHENLGFRKSIILNKAIKKAAGTYIVQIDGDVILDPHFLEDHDAAAQPGFFVRGTRAHISKKRIPEIYKKELLDFHFLSAGIINRFNAIRAPFLAFLVEKKRNNSNSVRGSNLAYWKADFIQVNGYNNDLMGWGHEDEELAARFINNGIWKKSIKFKAVQYHISHETSSRDREFMHSEVLQKTLRDKLETCANGVAQS from the coding sequence ATGAAGCCTACGATTTCACTTATTGTTGCTACATATAACTGGCCTGAAGCACTTAAACTTTGCTTATTAAGCATTAAAAGACAAACATCCCTACCCATAGAAGTGATTATCGCAGATGATGGTTCAGATATGCGGACAACTACGCTTATATCGGAAATTCAAAAGAACTTTCCAGTTCCTTTAGTTCGAATATGGCATGAGAATCTGGGATTCAGAAAATCCATCATCTTAAATAAGGCTATAAAAAAGGCTGCAGGAACGTATATCGTTCAGATTGATGGTGATGTGATTTTAGACCCTCATTTTCTGGAAGATCATGACGCTGCCGCACAACCAGGCTTTTTTGTCCGGGGGACCCGGGCGCATATCAGCAAAAAAAGAATTCCCGAAATCTATAAAAAAGAGCTGTTGGATTTTCACTTTTTATCTGCTGGCATAATTAACCGGTTCAATGCGATAAGAGCACCTTTTTTAGCCTTCCTTGTAGAAAAGAAAAGGAACAATTCAAATAGTGTGAGAGGCAGTAACCTTGCCTATTGGAAAGCAGACTTCATACAGGTAAATGGCTATAACAATGACCTGATGGGCTGGGGCCATGAAGATGAAGAGTTAGCTGCCCGATTCATTAACAATGGGATCTGGAAAAAATCGATTAAATTTAAGGCTGTTCAATACCATATTTCGCACGAAACATCATCCAGGGATCGCGAATTCATGCATTCTGAAGTTTTACAAAAAACGCTTCGGGATAAGCTGGAAACCTGTGCCAATGGTGTTGCTCAATCCTAA
- a CDS encoding glycosyltransferase produces the protein MPKVSIIIPNYNHAIFLKQRIDSVLNQSFQDFEIIILDDCSTDDSRDVIELYKKEPQVSTISYNKQNGGNTFLQWEKGISIAKGEFIWIAESDDWCENTLLEELISGINSDKNCAISYCQSYCIEQTNKISWLSQHPYLMERMDGHSFIQQYMVNNNTIFNASMVLWRKELFNSVSKEFLKYKFCGDWLFWIELAKQGNVHISGKLMNYFRKHGADVTGKATKSGLNFIENIQLLNHIYLDRLIHEEAYSRAFKNLFKKYWKEKRVLDPLLIKEIEATFKTSLSSKSNYYKLLLSAIWKHKS, from the coding sequence ATGCCCAAAGTCTCCATTATTATTCCGAATTATAACCATGCTATTTTTCTAAAACAGCGTATTGACAGTGTCCTTAATCAATCATTCCAGGATTTTGAGATCATCATATTGGACGATTGTTCAACTGACGATAGCAGAGACGTGATTGAATTGTATAAGAAAGAGCCACAGGTGTCAACAATCAGCTACAATAAACAAAATGGAGGAAACACCTTCCTTCAGTGGGAAAAAGGAATTTCGATAGCCAAAGGGGAATTCATATGGATTGCTGAAAGTGATGACTGGTGCGAAAATACGCTTCTGGAGGAGCTCATCTCTGGAATAAATAGTGATAAAAACTGTGCGATCAGTTACTGTCAATCCTATTGTATCGAACAAACAAATAAAATTAGCTGGCTTTCTCAGCACCCATATCTGATGGAACGGATGGACGGACATTCTTTTATTCAGCAATACATGGTCAATAACAATACGATCTTTAATGCAAGCATGGTGTTATGGAGAAAGGAACTTTTCAATTCTGTTTCAAAAGAATTCTTAAAATATAAGTTTTGTGGCGACTGGTTATTCTGGATTGAACTCGCAAAGCAGGGAAATGTTCATATTAGTGGCAAACTGATGAACTACTTTAGGAAACACGGGGCTGATGTAACTGGCAAAGCGACTAAAAGCGGCTTAAATTTCATAGAAAATATCCAACTTTTAAATCATATATATCTTGATAGGTTAATCCATGAGGAAGCCTATAGCCGGGCCTTTAAAAATCTCTTCAAGAAATATTGGAAAGAAAAAAGAGTACTTGACCCATTACTTATAAAAGAGATTGAGGCAACATTTAAAACTTCGTTATCCTCCAAAAGTAATTATTATAAACTACTGCTAAGCGCCATTTGGAAACATAAAAGCTAA
- a CDS encoding glycosyltransferase has product MDFSIIICTYNPDELLLKRCLNAVTHLNIGDFTAEVILVDNNSKEPLIDVDYVRDFIKNTPDSKLLLVKEQGLSHARIAGIQESEGKWVVFFDDDNEPDAAYLTALDGLCEKYPNVVAWGPGNVFVDFIGGIRSDLEVFAREAFQERFENNVTYSNQRTWQSCYPFGTGLCIQKSYLNAYMALVEQGQFTLSGRKGKQLTSGEDTQMVLFCVSKGAAAGVSHEMKMTHIIPEKRATLDYLKRLTYGTGVCYSTVMLEVFPEYIKVLEKQSVKEGTFVARTLKKYLLLSLFFRPKKALKLISYIAEVSGIYIALGKPVPPAVNWVAKRLAAN; this is encoded by the coding sequence ATGGATTTTTCTATTATTATTTGCACTTATAATCCTGATGAATTGCTCTTAAAGCGTTGTTTAAACGCCGTAACACATCTTAATATTGGTGATTTTACAGCAGAGGTTATTCTTGTGGATAATAATAGCAAAGAGCCCTTGATTGATGTAGATTATGTCCGGGATTTTATAAAGAACACGCCTGATTCTAAGTTGCTTTTAGTGAAGGAACAGGGACTTAGTCATGCCCGGATAGCAGGAATTCAAGAGTCCGAAGGAAAGTGGGTTGTCTTTTTTGATGATGATAATGAACCAGATGCGGCCTATTTAACAGCTTTAGATGGGCTCTGTGAAAAATACCCTAATGTAGTTGCATGGGGGCCTGGAAATGTATTTGTTGATTTTATTGGAGGAATCAGGAGTGATTTGGAAGTTTTTGCAAGGGAGGCTTTTCAGGAACGTTTTGAAAACAATGTTACCTATTCAAATCAGAGAACCTGGCAGAGTTGTTATCCTTTTGGTACCGGACTATGCATTCAAAAATCTTATTTAAATGCGTATATGGCATTGGTAGAACAGGGGCAATTCACTTTGTCCGGTAGAAAAGGGAAACAACTGACCAGTGGTGAAGATACCCAGATGGTTTTATTTTGTGTTAGCAAAGGCGCTGCTGCAGGAGTTTCACATGAAATGAAGATGACTCATATCATTCCTGAGAAGCGGGCTACTCTTGACTATCTTAAAAGGCTTACTTATGGTACAGGTGTTTGTTATAGTACAGTGATGTTAGAAGTATTTCCAGAGTATATAAAAGTACTAGAGAAACAATCTGTAAAAGAAGGAACATTTGTTGCGAGGACGCTAAAAAAATACTTGCTCCTTTCATTATTTTTCAGACCTAAAAAAGCACTTAAGCTGATCTCTTATATTGCCGAGGTATCCGGAATTTATATCGCACTGGGGAAGCCGGTGCCTCCTGCTGTAAATTGGGTGGCGAAAAGGTTAGCAGCAAATTAA
- a CDS encoding glycosyltransferase family 2 protein, with amino-acid sequence MSSLTYPSVSLIVSTYNWPEALNLCLISISKQVVLPDEVIIADDGSTEETRKLIEKFQLNFPVPLIHVWQEDDGFQLSRIRNKAIARAKKDYIIQIDGDLILERHFVKDHLKFCEKGTFVSGSRVIMDKKLSEALLKEGRTKVYLSTKGLVNVLNGLRISFLAAYMNGYKKNDIYYLRGCNMAFWRDDLIKVNGYNEAFAGWGREDNEIGLRLINSGIEKRIIKFSGIVFHIYHPEKPRNKVNINDEILKQTAKDKLRYCEKGLSQYE; translated from the coding sequence ATGAGTAGTTTAACATATCCAAGTGTTTCATTAATTGTTTCCACCTATAACTGGCCGGAAGCTTTAAATTTATGCTTAATCAGTATCAGTAAACAGGTAGTATTACCCGATGAGGTCATTATTGCAGATGACGGTTCAACAGAGGAAACGCGTAAATTAATTGAAAAATTTCAACTTAATTTCCCTGTTCCTTTAATACATGTATGGCAGGAAGATGATGGATTTCAGCTTTCCAGAATTAGAAACAAAGCTATAGCAAGAGCAAAAAAAGATTATATAATTCAAATTGATGGTGACTTAATTCTGGAAAGGCATTTTGTTAAAGACCATTTAAAGTTCTGTGAAAAAGGAACCTTTGTTAGCGGAAGCAGAGTAATTATGGATAAAAAACTGTCTGAAGCCCTGCTAAAAGAAGGTCGAACGAAGGTTTATCTGAGTACGAAAGGACTTGTTAATGTTTTAAATGGACTACGGATCTCTTTTTTAGCTGCCTACATGAACGGCTATAAAAAAAACGACATTTATTATCTGAGAGGCTGTAACATGGCTTTTTGGAGAGATGACCTGATAAAGGTCAACGGGTATAATGAAGCCTTTGCAGGATGGGGAAGAGAAGATAATGAAATTGGGCTCAGGTTAATCAATTCTGGTATTGAAAAAAGAATAATTAAATTTTCGGGAATTGTATTCCACATTTATCACCCTGAAAAGCCGAGAAATAAGGTAAATATCAATGATGAGATTTTGAAGCAAACTGCCAAAGATAAATTAAGGTATTGTGAGAAAGGGTTAAGCCAATATGAGTAA
- a CDS encoding nucleotide-diphospho-sugar transferase has translation MYIAADGARKNLLNDAALCEKAREISTRIDWECDVKTLFREENLGCKNAVSSAIDWFFEQEEEGIILEDDCLPSSSFFSFCDQMLERYRIDSRIRHITGSNLQLGQSWGEASYYFSRITAVWGWASWRRVWKEYDKDLLQHNETEVQHQLNNIFADTFMEYQWMKIFRALKANEINTWDYQLALINYFNNGLSVTPNVNLISNIGFRADATHTPDSGFVYAQLPLEEIGEMIHPQYYLPEAEADNFIFNKEFRLDEIKKKHFSLRRRFKRWLKRLF, from the coding sequence TTGTATATTGCTGCTGATGGTGCCAGGAAAAATCTGTTAAATGATGCCGCTCTTTGTGAAAAAGCTCGTGAGATCTCGACAAGAATTGATTGGGAATGTGACGTAAAAACTTTGTTCAGAGAAGAAAACCTTGGCTGTAAAAATGCGGTATCATCAGCAATTGATTGGTTTTTTGAGCAGGAGGAAGAAGGTATAATACTGGAAGATGATTGCCTTCCTTCAAGCAGTTTTTTTTCCTTTTGTGACCAAATGCTGGAAAGATATCGCATAGACTCCCGAATAAGACATATTACCGGCAGCAATCTGCAGCTTGGACAGTCCTGGGGCGAGGCAAGTTACTATTTTTCCAGAATTACAGCGGTATGGGGCTGGGCTTCCTGGAGAAGAGTCTGGAAAGAATATGATAAGGATTTGCTTCAACATAATGAAACAGAGGTTCAGCATCAGTTAAATAATATATTTGCTGATACTTTCATGGAATATCAGTGGATGAAGATATTCAGGGCGCTAAAGGCAAATGAAATTAATACCTGGGACTATCAGCTTGCATTAATTAATTATTTCAACAACGGCTTATCTGTTACACCAAATGTAAATCTGATTTCCAATATAGGTTTCAGAGCAGATGCAACCCATACACCTGATTCCGGTTTTGTTTACGCCCAGTTGCCATTGGAGGAGATAGGAGAAATGATACATCCCCAGTATTATCTGCCAGAAGCAGAGGCAGACAATTTCATTTTTAATAAAGAGTTTCGCCTTGACGAGATCAAAAAAAAACATTTTTCCTTGAGACGGCGATTTAAAAGATGGTTAAAACGCCTGTTTTAA
- a CDS encoding glycosyltransferase, with protein sequence MENIRKQNTEQIQLIIIDGASKDQTLKIIRENDSMIDFFLSEPDKGVYDAMNKGIKYAKGDWVLFLGADDLLEQGFNHMLKELKSPNTIYYGMVDVGGTIYKDAYSDYRLSKLNICHQTILYPITVFNKYKYDLNFPIFADWVLNIQCWTDACFKFEYKPHLVSKFGIEGISSTVTDVAFEQQRSSIIFKYFGLVTWLRFNFRMLKQKLFQTSRKPN encoded by the coding sequence TTGGAAAACATCAGGAAACAAAATACTGAGCAAATTCAGTTAATTATCATTGATGGGGCAAGTAAGGACCAAACATTGAAAATCATCAGAGAAAATGACTCAATGATAGATTTCTTCTTATCGGAGCCTGATAAAGGGGTATATGATGCCATGAATAAAGGAATTAAATACGCCAAAGGAGATTGGGTGTTATTTCTTGGAGCAGACGACCTTCTGGAGCAAGGATTTAATCATATGCTGAAAGAACTTAAATCGCCAAACACCATTTATTACGGCATGGTTGATGTTGGGGGGACAATCTACAAAGATGCTTATTCTGATTATCGTCTTTCAAAGCTAAATATCTGTCACCAGACAATACTATATCCCATTACTGTTTTTAACAAGTACAAGTACGACCTTAACTTTCCCATATTTGCTGATTGGGTACTAAATATCCAGTGTTGGACAGATGCCTGTTTTAAATTTGAATATAAACCCCATTTAGTTAGCAAGTTTGGTATTGAAGGCATTTCATCAACAGTTACAGATGTGGCTTTCGAACAACAAAGAAGCAGCATTATATTTAAATATTTTGGTCTTGTTACCTGGTTGCGTTTTAATTTCAGAATGTTAAAACAAAAGTTATTTCAAACAAGCCGTAAACCTAATTGA